In the Brachyhypopomus gauderio isolate BG-103 chromosome 4, BGAUD_0.2, whole genome shotgun sequence genome, one interval contains:
- the wnt5a gene encoding protein Wnt-5a: MLLRNALAWSGWTGAMDTRHGVVAITFLAFFMQVVVEATSWWSLAMNPLLIPEAYIIGAQPLCSQLAGLSKGQKKLCQLYQDHMQYIGEGAKTGIRECQYQFRHRRWNCSTVDNSSVFGRVMQIGSREAAFTYAISAAGVVNAVSRACREGELSSCGCSRAARPKDLPRDWLWGGCGDNLNYGYRFSKEFVDAREREKTYEKGTMESARLMMNLHNNEAGRRMVSDLAHVSCKCHGVSGSCSLKTCWLQLADFRKVGDALKEKYDSAASMKLNGRGKLVQTHSKFNPPTSHDLVYIEPSPDYCVLNRTTGSLGTQGRLCNKTSEGMDGCALMCCGRGYDQFKATLVERCHCKFHWCCYVKCKRCSRVVDQFVCK; the protein is encoded by the exons ATGCTGTTGAGGAACGCGCTGGCCTGGTCTGGCTGGACGGGAGCGATGGACACGCGTCACGGCGTGGTGGCCATCACCTTCCTGGCCTTCTTCATGCAGGTCGTGGTGGAGGCTACCTCCTGGTG gtcTCTGGCGATGAATCCTCTGCTGATTCCTGAGGCCTACATCATAGGGGCCCAACCTTTGTGCAGTCAGCTGGCGGGTTTGTCCAAAGGCCAGAAGAAGCTGTGCCAGCTGTACCAGGACCACATGCAGTACATCGGCGAAGGTGCCAAGACGGGCATCCGTGAGTGCCAGTACCAGTTCCGGCATCGGCGCTGGAACTGCAGCACCGTGGACAACTCCTCCGTGTTCGGACGCGTCATGCAGATCG gGAGCCGTGAGGCGGCATTCACGTACGCCATCAGTGCGGCGGGCGTGGTGAACGCAGTGAGCCGTGCCTGCAGGGAGGGGGAGCTGTCGAGCTGCGGCTGCAGCCGGGCCGCTAGGCCCAAAGATCTGCCCCGCGATTGGCTGTGGGGGGGCTGTGGCGACAACCTCAACTACGGCTACCGCTTCAGCAAAGAGTTCGTGGACGCCCGCGAGCGAGAAAAGACCTACGAGAAAGGCACCATGGAGAGCGCCCGGCTCATGATGAATCTCCATAACAACGAAGCGGGACGGAGG ATGGTGTCCGACTTGGCCCACGTCTCCTGCAAGTGTCACGGCGTGTCCGGCTCGTGCAGCCTGAAGACCTGCTGGCTACAGCTGGCCGACTTCCGCAAGGTGGGCGACGCGCTGAAGGAGAAATACGACAGCGCTGCCTCCATGAAGCTCAACGGGCGGGGCAAGCTGGTGCAGACGCACTCCAAGTTCAACCCGCCCACCAGCCACGACCTGGTGTACATCGAGCCCAGTCCGGACTACTGCGTGCTCAACAGGACCACGGGCTCCCTGGGGACGCAGGGACGCCTGTGCAACAAGACGTCGGAGGGCATGGACGGCTGCGCCCTCATGTGCTGCGGACGCGGCTACGACCAGTTCAAGGCCACGCTGGTGGAGCGCTGCCACTGCAAGTTCCACTGGTGCTGCTACGTCAAGTGCAAGCGCTGCTCACGCGTCGTCGACCAGTTCGTGTGCaagtag